From the genome of Pseudoliparis swirei isolate HS2019 ecotype Mariana Trench chromosome 10, NWPU_hadal_v1, whole genome shotgun sequence, one region includes:
- the si:ch211-214j24.14 gene encoding proline-, glutamic acid- and leucine-rich protein 1, which produces MGDVDPEDPNSLDGNDEVLLVQAEMLEEAEKAARGTEEEEEDDDEELQTSALSVLGGERELTEFSEEEQDRETEELPATTEEPRVQTRPAEFRQVVPPMALPLLPVVKLDPPSTTSTPVPSTTSSEAEELYSAQGLQPPSNLAQVAADPPSERRLEFSQVALSDAEEHSVESSGAATEKPPKTPKTPKSPEPLSCTELLCGGAAVVAVVGVVAYAAVAYCRK; this is translated from the coding sequence ATGGGCGACGTGGACCCCGAGGACCCCAACAGCCTGGACGGCAACGACGAGGTGCTCCTGGTCCAGGCCGAGATGCTCGAGGAGGCCGAGAAGGCGGCGAGGGgaacggaggaagaggaggaagacgacgacGAGGAGCTGCAGACCAGCGCGTTGAGCGTTTTAGGCGGGGAGCGGGAGCTGACGGAGTTCagcgaggaggagcaggaccgAGAAACCGAGGAGCTCCCGGCGACGACGGAGGAGCCTCGCGTGCAGACGAGGCCCGCGGAGTTCAGGCAGGTGGTTCCCCCGATGGCGCTGCCCCTCCTGCCGGTCGTCAAGCTGGACCCcccctccaccacgtccaccccGGTGCCTTCCACCACCAGCTCTGAAGCTGAGGAGCTTTACTCCGCCCAGGGGCTCCAACCTCCTTCCAACCTTGCACAGGTGGCAGCGGACCCTCCGTCAGAGAGGCGACTGGAGTTCTCACAGGTCGCCCTCTCGGACGCGGAGGAACATTCAGTCGAGTCCTCTGGAGCGGCAACAGAAAAGCCTCCCAAGACCCCCAAGACCCCCAAGAGCCCCGAACCTCTGAGCTGCACCGAGCTGCTGTGTGGAGGCGCCGCTGTAGTCGCCGTCGTGGGAGTGGTGGCCTACGCCGCCGTGGCCTACTGCCGAAAGTAA
- the ada2b gene encoding LOW QUALITY PROTEIN: adenosine deaminase 2-A (The sequence of the model RefSeq protein was modified relative to this genomic sequence to represent the inferred CDS: inserted 4 bases in 2 codons) produces MDTVTCVVLLWFVWAADGMPDPARRDLLTRQETSRQTGGRVTLTAAEQKLDGRLRRWKEREMSAGPFPPAVHFFRARPLIRESPVFKLLQEMPKGAALHIHASSLVGVDWLVKNVTYRPHCYVCFTWDDSVRFFFSARRPFPRWDCVHWQLLRDLRARIGDATGFDDSLMQRLTLFTEDPEGEYPSQEVVWEKFEKAFIAAAGLITHAPVMRDYLYKGLEELLHDNILYLELRSGLSQTYELDGVVHDKVWTLNAFPGGQEVVRSGPSGLSRGACHRLHAQVGREDGGRPLWYFREALSLPADLGVTLPYFFHAGETDDEGTDVDQNILDALLFNTTRIGHGFALXLARELSRKRNVAVELCPISNQVLRLVSDLRNHPAAVLMSEGHPMVISSDDPSLFGTTGXSYDFYQAFVGIGGLRANLGTLKELALNSIRWTSGLQMYCLLLWVL; encoded by the exons ATGGACACGGTCACCTGCGTGGTCCTCTTGTGGTTCGTATGGGCGGCCGATGGGATGCCGGACCCGGCTCGGAGGGACCTGCTGACGCGGCAGGAGACGTCCAGGCAGACGGGCGGCCGGGTGACGCTGACGGCGGCCGAGCAGAAGCTGGACGGCCGGCTGCGTcgctggaaggagagagagatgtccgCCGGGCCGTTCCCTCCGGCCGTCCACTTCTTCAGAGCGAGGCCTCTCATCCGGGAGAGTCCGGTCTTCAAGCTGCTGCAGGAGATGCCGAAAG GTGCGGCCCTCCACATCCACGCCTCCTCCCTGGTGGGCGTCGACTGGCTGGTGAAGAACGTCACGTACCGGCCTCACTGCTACGTCTGCTTCACCTGGGACGACTCGGtccgcttcttcttctccgcccGTCGGCCGTTCCCGCGCTGGGACTGCGTCCACTGGCAGCTGCTCCGGGACCTGAGGGCCCGGATAGGAGACGCCACGGGCTTCGACGACAG tTTAATGCAGCGCCTCACGCTGTTCACCGAGGATCCAGAGGGCGAATACCCGAGCCAAGAGGTCGTGTGGGAGAAGTTTGAGAAGGCCTTCATCGCCGCCGCCGGCCTCATCACGCACGCGCCCGTGATGAGGGACTACTTGTACAAgggcctggaggagctgctgcacgACAACATCCTGTACCTGGAGCTCAGGAGCGGCCTCTCGCAG ACGTACGAGCTCGACGGAGTCGTCCACGATAAGGTCTGGACTCTGAACGCGTTCCCgggaggtcaagaggtcgtTCGTAGCGGACCATCCGGACTTTCTCGGGGCGCGTGTCATCGTCTCCATGCACAG GTCGGCAGGGAGGACGGCGGACGCCCTCTTTGGTACTTCCGGGAGGCGCTTTCTCTGCCGGCTGACCTCGGGGTCACGCTGCCGTATTTCTTTCACGCAGGCGAAACag ATGACGAAGGCACCGACGTGGATCAAAACATTCTCGACGCTCTTCTGTTCAACACCACGCGCATCGGCCACGGCTTCGCTCT GCTCGCCAGAGAGCTGTCGAGGAAAAGGAACGTGGCCGTGGAGCTGTGCCCAATCTCAAACCAG GTGCTGAGGCTGGTGTCGGACCTTCGGAACCACCCTGCCGCGGTGCTGATGTCGGAGGGCCACCCGATGGTGATCAGCTCCGACGACCCGTCTCTGTTCGGCACCACGGG CTCCTACGACTTCTATCAGGCCTTCGTCGGCATCGGAGGGTTGAGGGCCAACCTGGGCACTCTGAAAGAGCTGGCGCTCAACTCCATCAGGTGGACATCGGGTCTCCAGATGTATTGTCTACTTTTATGGGTTTTATAg
- the spic gene encoding transcription factor Spi-C: MASTEGNSQTFKMMSLDNDINQNFQDAIDVIQQHSSSYYDSEYTYYETLCTQQPSSLHCQISCCLVTHPSDLPAPACDWNDQSWPHVIPDVSSGHSLLNESPHFYSVLPPPRNSKGRKKLRLYEYLHEALSDPNMGDSIQWTDNDSGTFHFISKNKEKLAECWGQRKGNRKTMTYQKMARALRNYSRTGEIIKVRRKLTYQFNPDILHRLGSAQVCGPPPPHCRGPEHEEEGPARQQGPAELSYCGSADWHSWYGHYQLQEDYDLASNFTQHGAAKL; this comes from the exons ATGGCATCGACTGAGGGCAACTCTCAGACCTTCAAGATG ATGTCTTTGGACAACGACATCAACCAAAACTTCCAGGATGCAATCGATGTGATTCAACAGCATTCAAGTTCATACTACGATTCAG aGTACACCTATTACGAGACTCTGTGTACCCAGCAGCCGTCGTCGTTGCATTGTCAGATCTCCTGCTGCCTCGTCACGCACCCGTCTGACCTCCCGGCTCCGGCTTGCGACTGGAACGAC CAGTCCTGGCCTCACGTCATCCCCGATGTCTCGTCGGGTCACTCTCTGCTCAACGAATCGCCTCATTTCTACTCCGTCTTGCCGCCACCGAGGAACAGCAAAG GTCGCAAGAAGCTGAGACTTTACGAGTACCTCCACGAGGCCCTGAGCGACCCCAACATGGGCGACTCCATCCAGTGGACGGACAACGACAGCGGCACCTTCCACTTCATCTCCAAGAACAAGGAGAAGCTGGCCGAGTGCTGGGGCCAACGCAAGGGCAACCGCAAGACCATGACCTATCAGAAGATGGCGAGGGCTCTGAGGAACTACAGCCGCACGGGCGAGATCATCAAGGTGCGCCGCAAACTCACGTACCAGTTCAACCCGGACATCCTGCACAGGCTGGGCTCGGCGCAGGTGtgcgggccgccgccgccgcactgCCGGGGCCCcgagcatgaggaggagggcCCCGCCCGGCAGCAGGGCCCGGCCGAGCTGAGCTACTGCGGCTCGGCGGACTGGCACAGCTGGTACGGAcactaccagctgcaggaagacTACGACCTGGCCTCCAACTTCACGCAGCACGGCGCGGCCAAGCTCTGA
- the spi2 gene encoding uncharacterized protein spi2 isoform X1, translated as MNSFQETQSDLEVILEFLEEYYRQHSGGNVDKMYWAAVEPGEDGGEPVDEGWGEQRWTGGDSATIKPAHDAPPALSQKTTTTTTLCEQWLPASFVSTRQPTKHTPGSGGKVRLFHFLFEVLEDPNMAHCVSWVPEAAAGGVFRFSSTNKEQVAVLWGQRKGNKRPMTYQKMSRALRNYGRTGEIVKVKKKLTYQFSRETLMRLRKCQRGDL; from the exons ATG AATTCTTTCCAGGAGACTCAGTCTGACTTGGAGGTGATCTTAGAGTTCCTGGAGGAGTACTACAGACAACACAGCGGAGGAAATG TGGACAAGATGTACTGGGCCGCGGTTGAGCCtggagaggacggaggggaaCCTGTGGACGAAGGGTGGGGCGAGCAGCGCTGGACGGGCGGTGACTCGGCT ACCATCAAACCTGCACACGATGCCCCCCCGGCCCTCAgccagaaaacaacaacaacaacaacgttgtgTGAGCAGTGGTTACCGGCTAGCTTCGTATCAACAAGACAACCAACAAAACACACCCCGGGGAGTG GCGGAAAGGTGCGCCTCTTTCACTTTCTGTTCGAGGTGCTGGAGGATCCCAACATGGCCCACTGCGTGTCGTGGGTGCCGGAGGCGGCGGCCGGCGGCGTCTTCCGCTTCTCCTCCACGAACAAGGAGCAGGTGGCGGTGCTGTGGGGTCAGAGGAAGGGCAACAAGAGGCCCATGACCTACCAGAAGATGTCCCGCGCCCTCAGGAACTACGGCCGGACCGGAGAGATCgtaaaggtgaagaagaagctCACCTACCAGTTCAGCCGAGAGACGCTGATGCGACTGCGGAAGTGTCAACGGGGAGATTTGTGA
- the atp6v1e1b gene encoding V-type proton ATPase subunit E 1, whose amino-acid sequence MALSDADVQKQIKHMMAFIEQEANEKAEEIDAKAEEEFNIEKGRLVQTQRLKIMEYYEKKEKQIEQQKKIRMSNLMNQARLKVLKARDDMISEMLSEARQRLGNIAKDPARYSALLDGLILQGLYQLLESKVTIRCRKQDFQMIQASIQRNVPIYKMAVKINMEARIDQDNVLSPDISGGVEIFNGNGKIKVANTLESRLDLMAQQMMPAIRMSLFGANPNRKFLD is encoded by the exons ATGGCGCTCAGCGATGCCGACGTTCAGAAGCAG ATCAAGCACATGATGGCCTTCATTGAACAGGAGGCCAATGAGAAGGCAGAAGAAATTGACGCAAAG GCCGAGGAGGAGTTCAACATCGAGAAAGGCCGGCTGGTCCAAACCCAGAGGCTGAAGATCATGGAGTACtacgagaagaaggagaagcagaTCGAACAGCAGAAGAAAAT TCGAATGTCAAATCTGATGAACCAGGCCCGACTGAAGGTGCTGAAGGCCCGGGATGACATGATCTCG GAAATGCTGAGCGAGGCCCGCCAGCGGCTCGGGAACATCGCAAAGGATCCAGCCAGGTATTCGGCGCTGCTGGACGGCTTGATCCTACAG GGATTATACCAGCTCCTGGAGAGCAAAGTGACTATTCGCTGCCGTAAACAGGACTTTCAGATGATACAG GCCTCCATCCAGAGGAATGTTCCTATCTATAAAATGGCCGTGAAGATCAACATGGAGGCCCGCATCGACCAGGACAACGTCCTCTCCCCCGACAT CTCTGGAGGAGTTGAGATCTTTAACGGCAACGGGAAGATCAAGGTGGCCAACACCCTGGAGAGCCGACTGGATCTCATGGCTCAGCAG ATGATGCCTGCAATCCGAATGTCTCTCTTCGGCGCCAACCCGAACCGCAAGTTCTTGGACTaa
- the rad51ap1 gene encoding RAD51-associated protein 1 isoform X2: protein MDRPPRKTKVVNYSEAKDFDDDDDFAAPPSKRPREDVRGEHNKSPSASSTRESNSQPTESQKSRRPLDVKVYERDREAAITLSSLNNGGGTKDESSTRKDVQICVPIDENTDPTSAPLSNCSVDLTALGLDEITSEKESTSISRQRKAATEEQKKRPVDEDEDEDYVPKLTPGSESDDDFSEPAESEDEEFTVKKVSETKKEKVSKNEKTKAPPTSKEEKQPPKPSQSKSQAAASTPVRSPPTPKLAPKIPASSPSVSTSTPALPLSPMGGRVPKWNPPAQVGSSHTSSGPAVKSPGQGLRLGLSRLVRVKPLHPGVSSP, encoded by the exons ATGGACCGACCACCAAG GAAGACAAAGGTTGTGAATTACTCTGAAGCTAAAGACTTTGACGATG ATGATGATTTTGCTGCTCCGCCCAGCAAAAGGCCTCGAGAAGATGTGAGAGGGGAGCACAATAAATCACCGAGCGCATCGAGCACTCGGGAGTCCAACTCGCAACCCACAGAGAGCCAGAAGAGCAG AAGACCATTAGATGTGAAAGTGTACGAAAGAGATCGAGAAGCAGCCATTACACTATCCTCTCTCAATAATGGAGGCGGGACAAAGGACGAGTCTTCAACCCGTAAAG ATGTCCAGATTTGTGTTCCGATTGATGAAAACACGGATCCAACTTCTGCACCGCTGTCCAATTGCAGTGTGGATTTGACAGCTTTGG GCCTGGATGAAATCACATCAGAAAAAGAGTCAACGTCCATTTCCAGACAAAGAAAAGCTGCCactgaggagcagaagaagaggcctgtggatgaagatgaagatgaagactaCGTGCCCAAACTGACACCAG GATCGGAAAGCGATGACGATTTCAGTGAACCGGCTGAGAGTGAAGATGAGGAATTCACAGTGAAGAAAGTCAGCGaaacaaaaaaggagaaagtTTCCAAGAACGAGAAGACCAAAGCGCCTCCGACCTCTAAAGAAGAAAAGCAACCGCCGAAACCGTCACAGTCTAAATCGCAGGCAGCAG CTTCCACACCGGTGAGAAGTCCTCCGACACCCAAACTTGCACCCAAAATCCCTGCTTCATCGCCCTCAGTTTCCACATCAACGCCTGCATTACCTCTGAGCCCCATGGGGGGCAGAGTACCCAAGTGGAACCCACCAG CTCAAGTTGGGAGTAGTCACACTTCATCCGGTCCAGCGGTGAAGTCTCCAGGTCAGGGTCTGCGCCTCGGGCTGTCCCGTCTCGTTCGAGTCAAACCGCTTCACCCCGGTGTATCGAGTCCCTga
- the rad51ap1 gene encoding RAD51-associated protein 1 isoform X1 produces MDRPPRKTKVVNYSEAKDFDDDDDFAAPPSKRPREDVRGEHNKSPSASSTRESNSQPTESQKSRRPLDVKVYERDREAAITLSSLNNGGGTKDESSTRKDVQICVPIDENTDPTSAPLSNCSVDLTALGLDEITSEKESTSISRQRKAATEEQKKRPVDEDEDEDYVPKLTPGSESDDDFSEPAESEDEEFTVKKVSETKKEKVSKNEKTKAPPTSKEEKQPPKPSQSKSQAAAASTPVRSPPTPKLAPKIPASSPSVSTSTPALPLSPMGGRVPKWNPPAQVGSSHTSSGPAVKSPGQGLRLGLSRLVRVKPLHPGVSSP; encoded by the exons ATGGACCGACCACCAAG GAAGACAAAGGTTGTGAATTACTCTGAAGCTAAAGACTTTGACGATG ATGATGATTTTGCTGCTCCGCCCAGCAAAAGGCCTCGAGAAGATGTGAGAGGGGAGCACAATAAATCACCGAGCGCATCGAGCACTCGGGAGTCCAACTCGCAACCCACAGAGAGCCAGAAGAGCAG AAGACCATTAGATGTGAAAGTGTACGAAAGAGATCGAGAAGCAGCCATTACACTATCCTCTCTCAATAATGGAGGCGGGACAAAGGACGAGTCTTCAACCCGTAAAG ATGTCCAGATTTGTGTTCCGATTGATGAAAACACGGATCCAACTTCTGCACCGCTGTCCAATTGCAGTGTGGATTTGACAGCTTTGG GCCTGGATGAAATCACATCAGAAAAAGAGTCAACGTCCATTTCCAGACAAAGAAAAGCTGCCactgaggagcagaagaagaggcctgtggatgaagatgaagatgaagactaCGTGCCCAAACTGACACCAG GATCGGAAAGCGATGACGATTTCAGTGAACCGGCTGAGAGTGAAGATGAGGAATTCACAGTGAAGAAAGTCAGCGaaacaaaaaaggagaaagtTTCCAAGAACGAGAAGACCAAAGCGCCTCCGACCTCTAAAGAAGAAAAGCAACCGCCGAAACCGTCACAGTCTAAATCGCAGGCAGCAG CAGCTTCCACACCGGTGAGAAGTCCTCCGACACCCAAACTTGCACCCAAAATCCCTGCTTCATCGCCCTCAGTTTCCACATCAACGCCTGCATTACCTCTGAGCCCCATGGGGGGCAGAGTACCCAAGTGGAACCCACCAG CTCAAGTTGGGAGTAGTCACACTTCATCCGGTCCAGCGGTGAAGTCTCCAGGTCAGGGTCTGCGCCTCGGGCTGTCCCGTCTCGTTCGAGTCAAACCGCTTCACCCCGGTGTATCGAGTCCCTga
- the spi2 gene encoding ETS-related transcription factor Elf-5 isoform X2 gives METQSDLEVILEFLEEYYRQHSGGNVDKMYWAAVEPGEDGGEPVDEGWGEQRWTGGDSATIKPAHDAPPALSQKTTTTTTLCEQWLPASFVSTRQPTKHTPGSGGKVRLFHFLFEVLEDPNMAHCVSWVPEAAAGGVFRFSSTNKEQVAVLWGQRKGNKRPMTYQKMSRALRNYGRTGEIVKVKKKLTYQFSRETLMRLRKCQRGDL, from the exons ATG GAGACTCAGTCTGACTTGGAGGTGATCTTAGAGTTCCTGGAGGAGTACTACAGACAACACAGCGGAGGAAATG TGGACAAGATGTACTGGGCCGCGGTTGAGCCtggagaggacggaggggaaCCTGTGGACGAAGGGTGGGGCGAGCAGCGCTGGACGGGCGGTGACTCGGCT ACCATCAAACCTGCACACGATGCCCCCCCGGCCCTCAgccagaaaacaacaacaacaacaacgttgtgTGAGCAGTGGTTACCGGCTAGCTTCGTATCAACAAGACAACCAACAAAACACACCCCGGGGAGTG GCGGAAAGGTGCGCCTCTTTCACTTTCTGTTCGAGGTGCTGGAGGATCCCAACATGGCCCACTGCGTGTCGTGGGTGCCGGAGGCGGCGGCCGGCGGCGTCTTCCGCTTCTCCTCCACGAACAAGGAGCAGGTGGCGGTGCTGTGGGGTCAGAGGAAGGGCAACAAGAGGCCCATGACCTACCAGAAGATGTCCCGCGCCCTCAGGAACTACGGCCGGACCGGAGAGATCgtaaaggtgaagaagaagctCACCTACCAGTTCAGCCGAGAGACGCTGATGCGACTGCGGAAGTGTCAACGGGGAGATTTGTGA